A part of Legionella sainthelensi genomic DNA contains:
- the glnD gene encoding [protein-PII] uridylyltransferase, translating to MSVNLNQLKNSVKEFKEKLREEFDYKTNVTTIIRKLVAFIDELVIALFIKNKLDHDVFCLLALGGYGRRELLLYSDIDLLLLHTDKVSKAQLQHAQNFIQDCWDVGLNLSHQITSVSDCAELARQDITVISSLMDMFLLCGRGALMEELTYQTHPLHMWTSHDYFLAKRQEQEKRDAKYGETAYNLEPNVKYGPGGLRDLQILLSIGKRHFNIKKLADGISYGFITDKEYENLMYCQHFLWRVRFALHVLAEKAEERLSFDYQIKLAQFFGYKDKPHSLAIEQFMKDYFKIIKRNRELNEMLLQWFDETIVHAPKQQLFHLDNEFQLCNNYIEVRNSRIFSQHPQALLKLFLWIAKRTDIEGIRANTIRLIRESLYLMNKRFKSSQETTDLFMSILKTENDPYKALHRMSRYGVLAHYIECFAMVTGQMQYDLFHVYTVDQHTLFVIRNLSRFKQEKYAKQFPLCSQIMPTLNKPELLYLSALFHDIAKGRGGDHSELGAIEVLNFAQNHHLKKEDCDLLVWLVRNHLIMSQTAQRQDIYDPNTIKNFCQLLPQPYYLDYLYLLTVADICGTNPTLWNSWKDSLLKELYHAAKHMLHKEQELMDESMLIRVRKQNALSALIAEGVASKTVEQLWMQFKDKYFLHESSEIIARHTKAILACTHFPLVMIMPHHSQGGTEVFIYMPHCDDRFAIATTVLNNHNVTIQEAMILTCDNQYDLDTYIILDEQNQAFFDTQRSIDIQEALCIHLAQNNQLPVVVKRRLPRALAHFNVKTQIHYYDEIANNQTRLFLVTGDRPGLLATIGRVFSTHKIHLHNAKIVTAGERAEDTFYITNQKNQALIPAEKEVLREKLIEELSNAY from the coding sequence ATGTCAGTAAATTTAAATCAGCTTAAAAATTCGGTTAAAGAGTTTAAAGAAAAACTTAGGGAAGAGTTTGATTATAAAACAAATGTTACTACAATCATTCGCAAATTGGTCGCCTTTATTGATGAGTTGGTGATCGCCCTTTTCATAAAAAACAAATTGGACCATGATGTTTTTTGTTTACTTGCTTTAGGTGGTTATGGACGCCGGGAGTTGCTGCTTTATTCCGACATTGATTTACTTTTACTCCATACGGATAAAGTTTCAAAAGCACAATTACAACATGCGCAAAATTTCATACAAGACTGTTGGGATGTAGGCTTAAACCTAAGCCATCAAATTACAAGTGTTTCAGATTGCGCAGAATTAGCAAGACAAGATATTACCGTCATCTCTAGTCTTATGGACATGTTTTTATTATGTGGCCGTGGTGCATTGATGGAAGAATTAACTTATCAAACTCATCCTTTGCATATGTGGACCAGTCATGATTATTTTTTAGCAAAACGTCAAGAACAGGAAAAACGTGACGCCAAATATGGTGAAACAGCATACAACCTAGAACCCAATGTTAAATATGGACCGGGAGGATTGCGTGATTTACAGATTTTACTAAGTATAGGTAAACGTCATTTTAATATTAAAAAATTAGCAGATGGTATTAGCTACGGATTTATCACTGATAAAGAATATGAAAATCTAATGTATTGCCAACATTTTCTTTGGCGCGTACGTTTTGCCTTGCATGTATTGGCTGAAAAAGCAGAAGAACGTTTATCTTTTGATTATCAAATTAAATTGGCTCAGTTTTTTGGTTATAAGGATAAACCTCATTCATTAGCCATAGAACAATTTATGAAAGATTACTTTAAGATCATTAAACGTAATAGAGAACTGAATGAAATGTTATTGCAATGGTTTGATGAAACTATTGTGCATGCTCCTAAGCAACAACTGTTCCATTTAGATAATGAATTCCAACTCTGTAATAATTATATTGAAGTAAGAAACTCTCGTATCTTCAGCCAACACCCCCAAGCACTTTTAAAATTGTTTCTTTGGATTGCAAAAAGAACCGATATTGAAGGGATTAGAGCAAATACGATTCGATTAATTAGAGAATCGCTCTATCTTATGAACAAGCGTTTTAAAAGCTCCCAAGAAACAACAGACCTATTTATGAGTATACTTAAAACAGAGAATGATCCTTATAAAGCACTTCATAGAATGAGCCGATATGGTGTTTTAGCTCATTATATTGAATGCTTTGCTATGGTTACTGGACAAATGCAGTATGATCTTTTCCATGTTTATACAGTTGATCAACATACTTTGTTTGTAATTCGTAATCTCTCTCGCTTCAAACAAGAAAAATATGCAAAACAATTCCCTCTTTGCTCTCAAATAATGCCTACCTTGAACAAACCCGAACTTTTATATCTAAGTGCATTATTTCATGATATTGCCAAAGGGAGAGGCGGTGACCACTCGGAGTTGGGAGCCATTGAAGTACTTAATTTTGCGCAAAATCATCATCTTAAGAAAGAGGACTGTGATTTACTTGTCTGGCTTGTACGCAATCATTTAATCATGTCACAAACTGCACAACGACAAGATATTTACGATCCGAATACAATAAAAAACTTTTGTCAACTATTACCTCAACCCTACTATTTAGATTATTTATACTTACTTACCGTAGCGGATATTTGCGGTACTAATCCTACTTTATGGAACTCATGGAAAGATTCTCTGCTTAAAGAGCTATATCATGCAGCAAAACATATGCTTCATAAAGAGCAAGAGTTAATGGATGAATCCATGCTCATCAGAGTGCGAAAGCAAAATGCCTTATCAGCATTAATTGCTGAAGGTGTAGCCTCTAAAACAGTAGAGCAGTTATGGATGCAATTTAAAGATAAGTATTTTTTGCATGAGTCTTCTGAAATCATTGCACGCCACACCAAGGCAATATTGGCTTGCACTCATTTCCCATTAGTCATGATTATGCCTCATCATAGTCAGGGTGGAACTGAAGTATTCATCTATATGCCTCATTGCGATGATCGGTTTGCCATCGCGACAACCGTATTAAATAATCACAACGTTACTATTCAGGAAGCAATGATTCTAACTTGTGATAATCAATACGATTTAGACACCTATATTATATTAGACGAACAAAATCAGGCATTTTTTGATACCCAACGCTCCATCGACATTCAAGAAGCATTATGTATTCATTTAGCTCAAAATAATCAATTGCCCGTTGTAGTAAAAAGAAGATTACCTCGTGCTTTAGCGCATTTTAATGTTAAAACTCAAATTCATTACTACGATGAAATTGCGAATAATCAAACTCGCTTGTTTTTAGTTACGGGGGATAGACCAGGGCTTCTAGCAACAATTGGCAGAGTATTTTCAACACATAAAATTCATTTACATAATGCTAAAATTGTAACTGCTGGAGAACGCGCTGAAGATACGTTTTATATTACAAATCAAAAAAATCAAGCATTAATTCCTGCGGAAAAGGAAGTGCTACGTGAAAAGCTTATTGAGGAGCTTTCCAATGCATATTAA
- a CDS encoding phosphoethanolamine transferase, which translates to MQHFFTLACNSSFWTELLRNKELMNVHTWFVILGTAIAITGLQWFLLLLVINRWTFKWVTICLFLITSIAVYFMSTFHVYIDSTMITNIMSTDYHESREFLQWRILPYFLLLGVLPCSIIWHIKIYKRSLISYWIGRLGTIFLSLCMVFGGGWAVFHDLGPIHRERKEIAYLITPLNLISSSVKAYSKTRSVQADKTKIKIGEDAYQLPRVENSKPRVMVLVVGETVRALNWGLNGYHRQTTPELAKRHVINFNQVTSCGTTTAVSLPCMFSPYGIHAYDSQKINQTESLLHLLDRTHISILWRDNQSGCKGVCDGLITEKLEIDALCKKGRCFDEILLHQLKQRIVKNKEDQLIILHMLGNHGPAYYERYPKQFKHWQPTCETTDLSSCSQKALINTYDNAILYTDTMLADAIDLLDTIKTHDTGLIYVSDHGESLGEHKLYLHGLPYFMAPDEQKKVPMILWMSRGLAKQLVIEEDCLRDKQSHSLSHDYLFSTLLAFFDVKTKEYNSTFDLISSCRNLNKST; encoded by the coding sequence ATGCAGCATTTTTTTACCTTAGCATGTAATAGCTCTTTTTGGACTGAATTATTGCGCAATAAGGAATTGATGAATGTTCATACTTGGTTTGTTATTTTGGGTACAGCAATCGCAATCACTGGATTACAATGGTTTCTGCTCTTATTAGTGATTAATCGCTGGACTTTTAAATGGGTTACCATTTGTCTTTTTTTGATTACATCTATTGCAGTTTATTTCATGAGTACTTTTCATGTGTACATTGATTCAACAATGATCACTAATATCATGAGTACGGATTATCATGAAAGTAGAGAGTTTCTGCAATGGCGAATTCTGCCTTATTTTTTATTATTGGGTGTCCTTCCTTGTTCGATTATATGGCACATTAAAATTTATAAAAGAAGTCTGATTTCTTATTGGATCGGACGATTAGGAACAATTTTTTTATCATTATGTATGGTATTTGGGGGCGGATGGGCCGTATTTCATGATCTTGGCCCCATACATCGAGAGCGAAAGGAAATTGCATATTTGATCACTCCCTTAAATTTAATTTCATCTTCTGTAAAAGCATATAGTAAAACTCGCTCTGTTCAAGCAGATAAAACAAAAATCAAAATTGGAGAAGATGCATATCAGCTCCCACGTGTAGAAAATAGCAAACCTCGGGTCATGGTACTTGTTGTTGGTGAAACGGTTCGCGCACTAAATTGGGGATTGAATGGTTATCACAGGCAAACAACTCCTGAACTGGCAAAACGTCATGTCATTAATTTTAATCAAGTAACGAGTTGCGGCACCACGACTGCCGTTTCTCTACCCTGTATGTTTTCTCCTTATGGAATCCATGCTTATGACAGTCAAAAAATAAATCAAACAGAGTCTTTACTCCATCTCCTTGATCGAACTCATATTTCAATATTGTGGCGTGATAATCAATCCGGGTGTAAAGGTGTGTGCGACGGCTTAATCACTGAAAAATTGGAAATAGATGCCTTATGCAAAAAAGGGCGTTGCTTTGATGAAATTCTTTTACATCAACTTAAGCAACGTATTGTTAAAAACAAAGAAGATCAGTTAATAATACTGCATATGTTAGGTAATCATGGTCCAGCATACTATGAACGCTATCCAAAGCAATTTAAACATTGGCAACCTACCTGCGAAACCACGGATTTATCCAGTTGCTCGCAAAAAGCTCTGATCAATACTTACGATAATGCTATTTTGTATACTGATACAATGTTAGCGGATGCTATTGATTTATTGGATACGATTAAAACTCATGATACAGGACTGATTTATGTTTCTGATCATGGGGAATCATTGGGAGAACATAAGTTGTATTTACATGGACTACCCTATTTTATGGCTCCTGATGAACAAAAAAAAGTTCCCATGATTTTATGGATGTCCCGAGGGCTTGCAAAACAATTAGTAATAGAAGAGGACTGTCTACGCGATAAACAATCGCATTCTCTCTCTCATGACTATCTTTTTTCTACATTACTGGCTTTTTTTGATGTGAAAACAAAAGAATATAATTCAACATTTGATTTGATTTCTTCGTGTCGAAATTTGAATAAGAGCACGTAA
- a CDS encoding FAD-dependent oxidoreductase, giving the protein MHNNKFQWAVIGAGPAGIAAVGKLLDHGVLPEDILWLDPHFKVGDLGLFWPNVSSNTKVKLFKNFLLAAHSFHYKDAAIEFKLNQLPEDETCTLGYAVEPLQWVTDHLLKKVQSVKTIIHTMFLSDRLWSLSSETETYQAKNVILATGALPSTLNYPGVNVIPFDIAIDKDKLSSIFHRDETYGVFGSSHSAMIILKHLVELGAKKVINFYRSPCCYAIEMDDWILFDNTGLKGQSALWARENIDGVLPPNLIRYNVSEPNIARFLPECEHVIYAVGFERRKTIVIGDYEYSHHNPYVGIIGPGLFGLGIAYPETRADIYGNVESQVGLWKFMVYLNKIMPIWFKYPA; this is encoded by the coding sequence ATGCATAATAATAAATTTCAATGGGCAGTAATCGGAGCAGGACCGGCAGGAATTGCAGCCGTAGGTAAGTTACTGGATCACGGTGTCTTGCCAGAGGATATTCTTTGGTTAGATCCGCATTTTAAAGTGGGTGATTTGGGTCTTTTTTGGCCTAACGTTTCGAGTAATACTAAAGTAAAACTCTTTAAAAATTTCTTATTAGCGGCTCACTCCTTTCATTACAAGGACGCTGCTATTGAGTTTAAATTAAACCAATTACCAGAAGATGAAACGTGTACTTTAGGTTATGCGGTTGAACCCTTGCAATGGGTTACTGACCATCTTCTAAAAAAAGTACAGTCTGTAAAAACAATAATTCATACTATGTTTTTATCTGATAGATTATGGTCCTTAAGTTCAGAAACAGAAACCTATCAGGCTAAAAATGTGATTTTAGCCACGGGAGCATTGCCTTCCACGCTTAATTATCCTGGAGTCAATGTCATTCCTTTTGATATTGCGATTGATAAAGACAAATTGTCTTCAATATTTCATCGAGATGAAACCTATGGAGTATTCGGTTCGTCTCATTCCGCAATGATTATCCTAAAACATTTAGTCGAGTTAGGTGCAAAAAAAGTTATCAATTTTTATCGTTCGCCTTGTTGTTATGCCATTGAAATGGATGATTGGATTCTTTTTGATAATACGGGACTTAAAGGTCAAAGTGCGTTATGGGCTCGAGAAAATATTGATGGAGTTTTACCTCCCAATCTTATACGTTATAATGTGAGTGAACCCAATATTGCACGTTTTTTACCTGAATGTGAGCATGTCATTTATGCCGTAGGTTTTGAGAGACGTAAAACGATTGTTATCGGTGATTATGAATATTCTCATCATAATCCTTATGTGGGTATTATTGGCCCAGGATTATTTGGACTGGGTATTGCATATCCTGAAACCAGAGCTGATATCTATGGTAACGTAGAATCTCAGGTAGGACTATGGAAGTTTATGGTCTATCTTAATAAGATTATGCCAATCTGGTTTAAATATCCTGCTTGA
- the map gene encoding type I methionyl aminopeptidase produces the protein MAVTIKTPDEIEKMRIAGKLAAEVLEMIGPHVQEGITTDELNTLCHDYIVNTQKAIPAPLNYNGFPKSICTSVNHVVCHGIPGKKILKDGDIINIDVTVIKNDYHGDTSKMFFIGNPSVKAKHVVQVAHDCLFIGIEMVKPGVHLGDIGYAIQQHAEKSRCSVVRDYCGHGIGRIFHEDPQVLHYGVPGTGMRLEPGMTFTIEPMINVGKHHTRLLPDHWTVVTKDHSLSAQWEHTLLVTDNGVEILTLRNEERK, from the coding sequence ATGGCGGTTACAATAAAAACTCCTGACGAAATAGAAAAAATGCGTATCGCTGGCAAACTTGCCGCAGAGGTTCTTGAAATGATAGGCCCTCACGTACAAGAAGGTATTACAACTGATGAGCTTAATACCCTATGTCATGACTACATTGTAAATACACAAAAAGCCATTCCAGCCCCTTTAAATTATAATGGTTTTCCAAAATCTATTTGCACTTCCGTGAATCATGTCGTATGTCACGGAATACCTGGGAAAAAAATTTTAAAGGATGGAGACATCATCAATATCGATGTGACTGTCATAAAAAATGACTATCATGGTGATACCAGTAAAATGTTTTTTATTGGCAATCCATCAGTTAAAGCCAAGCACGTCGTCCAGGTAGCCCATGATTGCCTTTTTATTGGAATAGAGATGGTAAAACCAGGCGTTCATTTAGGAGATATAGGCTATGCAATTCAACAACACGCTGAGAAAAGCCGTTGCTCCGTTGTTCGCGACTATTGCGGCCATGGTATAGGTCGTATTTTTCATGAAGATCCCCAAGTATTGCATTATGGAGTGCCTGGAACTGGAATGAGACTAGAACCAGGCATGACTTTTACAATTGAACCAATGATCAATGTTGGAAAACATCATACACGGTTATTACCTGATCATTGGACAGTAGTCACCAAAGATCACAGCCTTTCGGCCCAATGGGAACATACCTTATTGGTAACAGATAACGGTGTAGAAATTTTAACTCTGCGCAATGAAGAACGAAAGTAA
- a CDS encoding sugar porter family MFS transporter: protein MNKGVNSFIFFVASIAGFGGFLFGFDSSVIADVKDQIVVQLSLTGWEWSQVVSISLIGCILGIPVSGFFADKISRRCLLKTVALGFIVGTILCALTNSLIVLLAGRFIIGICIGIASYIAPLFIAEIAPPNRRGTLVLINGLTITSGQAIAYLIGYFLHDCSTNSWRFLFAIGGIPALVLFIGMYFVPHSPRWIMKKYGVDETIKTLKRIRPSGYNIQQEIDEIGCHIKKTQPGYDLLLKPPIVYVLAVGIILGVFQQLSGINAVMYYGPVIFESAGFYPVSKAILATFCMGVVNFLFTVLTLFYIDKFGRRFLLLGGTLIAAFSLFAVALLFNSAMPGQKFWILGFLSLYIMGYCISVGSLFWVLISEIYPLHIRGLAMSIATVVQWGANFLVSISFLAIYQNLGQMLTFALFGSLCLCAFLFIYHFIPETTGVSLEKIEKNLMSGKKIRAIGKQLSNPLKTKKFELMRD from the coding sequence ATGAATAAGGGAGTAAATTCATTTATTTTTTTTGTCGCCTCGATTGCTGGATTTGGTGGCTTTTTATTTGGTTTTGATTCCAGTGTTATTGCAGATGTTAAAGATCAGATTGTGGTGCAATTGTCCCTGACAGGGTGGGAATGGTCTCAGGTAGTCAGCATTAGTTTAATTGGGTGTATTCTTGGTATTCCAGTAAGTGGTTTTTTTGCGGATAAGATAAGTCGACGCTGTCTTTTAAAAACAGTTGCCCTGGGCTTTATTGTAGGAACAATCTTATGTGCTTTGACCAATTCTTTAATCGTATTATTAGCAGGACGCTTTATTATTGGGATTTGTATCGGCATTGCTTCTTATATCGCTCCCTTATTTATTGCAGAAATCGCTCCTCCGAATAGAAGGGGAACATTAGTTTTGATCAATGGTTTAACGATTACTTCCGGTCAGGCTATCGCGTATTTAATCGGTTATTTTCTTCATGATTGCTCTACAAACAGCTGGAGATTTTTATTCGCAATAGGTGGTATTCCTGCATTGGTATTATTTATAGGAATGTATTTTGTGCCTCATTCACCTCGTTGGATAATGAAAAAATATGGGGTGGATGAAACAATAAAAACTTTAAAACGTATTCGTCCATCCGGTTATAACATTCAACAAGAAATAGATGAAATTGGTTGCCACATCAAAAAAACTCAACCAGGCTATGATTTATTACTTAAACCGCCAATTGTTTATGTTTTAGCAGTCGGGATTATTTTAGGTGTATTCCAGCAACTCTCAGGAATTAACGCTGTAATGTATTATGGGCCAGTTATTTTTGAATCAGCAGGTTTTTATCCAGTTTCTAAGGCCATTTTGGCAACTTTTTGTATGGGAGTGGTTAATTTTTTATTTACAGTACTCACTTTGTTTTATATTGATAAATTTGGACGACGTTTTTTATTATTAGGTGGTACTCTTATTGCTGCATTTAGTCTCTTTGCGGTTGCCTTATTATTTAATTCGGCCATGCCTGGGCAAAAATTCTGGATATTGGGTTTCTTATCACTCTACATTATGGGGTATTGTATTAGTGTAGGATCTTTATTCTGGGTTTTAATCTCTGAAATTTACCCTTTGCATATACGTGGCTTAGCGATGAGCATTGCTACAGTAGTGCAGTGGGGAGCTAATTTTTTAGTTTCAATATCTTTTTTGGCTATTTACCAAAATTTAGGGCAAATGCTTACTTTTGCTTTATTTGGTTCACTATGCTTATGCGCTTTTTTATTTATTTACCATTTTATACCAGAAACTACCGGCGTTTCTTTGGAGAAAATAGAAAAAAATTTGATGTCAGGCAAAAAAATTAGAGCTATTGGCAAACAATTATCGAATCCACTAAAAACTAAAAAATTTGAATTAATGAGAGATTAA
- the iolG gene encoding inositol 2-dehydrogenase has product MDSINQQRRCRIGIIGAGRIGKLHAENIKYHLPEYELQAIADPYLDREWASQLSIQGQYNHAEEVLFHQNLDAVLIASPANLHVAQIKAASEADKAVFCEKPIGLSEEEIVDALNTIEANNTLLQIGFNRRFDPNFSYLQKQVQAGEIGAVHVVKITSRDPACPTHEYCKNSGGIFMDMSIHDFDMARFLTQSEVVEVYATGAVLINADFEALDDVDTAIIQMRFASGALGVIDNSRQAVYGYDQRIEVFGKEGMLLATNQLKHSVFCYSNTGTEQANPKYFFLERYHQAFIAELRSFYDAWLNNKPSPASGKDGLQALRIAQAAKQSLASKLPVFLS; this is encoded by the coding sequence ATGGATAGTATCAATCAGCAAAGAAGATGTCGTATTGGTATCATTGGCGCAGGACGCATTGGTAAATTGCATGCAGAAAATATTAAATATCATTTACCAGAATATGAATTGCAGGCCATCGCAGATCCTTATTTAGACAGAGAATGGGCAAGCCAACTGTCAATTCAAGGGCAGTATAATCATGCTGAAGAGGTACTTTTTCATCAAAATTTAGATGCTGTCCTTATTGCTTCCCCAGCGAATTTACATGTAGCACAAATTAAAGCAGCTAGCGAAGCAGATAAAGCGGTCTTTTGTGAAAAACCCATAGGATTGAGTGAAGAAGAAATTGTAGATGCCCTAAATACAATTGAAGCTAACAATACATTATTACAAATTGGTTTTAATCGACGCTTTGACCCAAATTTTTCTTATTTGCAGAAACAGGTGCAGGCGGGGGAAATTGGTGCTGTTCATGTGGTTAAAATTACCTCTCGGGATCCTGCTTGTCCAACGCATGAATATTGTAAAAACTCAGGCGGCATATTTATGGATATGAGCATTCATGATTTTGATATGGCGCGTTTTTTAACGCAATCAGAAGTTGTTGAGGTCTATGCTACAGGTGCGGTACTCATCAATGCTGATTTTGAAGCTCTGGATGATGTGGATACTGCAATAATACAAATGCGTTTTGCAAGCGGCGCTCTGGGGGTTATTGATAATAGCCGCCAGGCCGTGTATGGCTATGATCAACGTATAGAGGTATTTGGTAAAGAAGGGATGCTATTAGCTACAAATCAACTAAAGCATTCCGTGTTTTGTTATTCAAATACGGGTACTGAACAAGCAAACCCAAAATATTTTTTTCTTGAACGCTATCATCAAGCGTTTATAGCAGAGTTACGTTCGTTTTATGATGCTTGGTTGAATAACAAACCCAGCCCTGCTTCCGGGAAAGATGGTTTGCAAGCTTTGCGAATAGCCCAAGCAGCAAAACAATCTTTAGCGAGTAAATTACCTGTTTTTTTAAGTTGA
- a CDS encoding FMN-binding glutamate synthase family protein yields MKGYTNFLELLVIILISLLILVAVWNISQKKHTILRNFPLIGYIRYIAERLGVYLRQYFYARDREELPFNRTERTWVYEASKNTDTTIGFGSTRDRKPINTIYFVDSPFPVLKRDVVKSNSVTIGNHCEFPYTTSSLINISAMSYGAISKNAILALSHGAQKAGCWLNTGEGGLSPYHLDGGCDLVVQIGTAKYGYRDEHGNLSDEKLKEAAAHPQIKMFEIKLSQGAKPGKGGLLPAVKVTQEIAKIRGIKPHQDSISPNRFPEISNSFELLNMIHHIREITGKPTGFKVVLGNYEWLDELCQEIIKRGVEYAPDFITLDGAEGGTGATPLTLADYMGLPLTESLPVLVDKLVEYDLRERIKIIASGKLITPGMVAWALCVGADFVNSARGFMFALGCVQALKCHKNTCPTGIATHNKWLVRGLNPKIKANRVYHYVKNLTYEVGVICHSCGVEEPRELRRQHARIVSEHGTSVSLADIYPPKEKGLKIKKT; encoded by the coding sequence ATGAAAGGATACACCAACTTTTTAGAGTTATTAGTCATTATTTTAATCTCGCTACTCATTCTTGTAGCAGTATGGAATATATCCCAAAAAAAACACACCATTTTAAGGAACTTTCCTCTTATTGGTTATATACGGTATATTGCCGAGAGATTAGGAGTGTACTTAAGACAGTATTTTTACGCTCGAGACCGAGAAGAGCTGCCCTTTAACCGCACTGAACGTACATGGGTTTATGAAGCAAGCAAAAATACAGACACCACCATAGGATTTGGATCCACTAGAGATCGCAAACCGATCAATACAATATATTTTGTAGATTCTCCATTCCCAGTACTTAAGCGTGATGTCGTAAAATCTAACTCGGTTACCATAGGCAACCATTGTGAATTTCCTTATACAACAAGCTCATTAATTAATATTTCCGCGATGAGCTATGGAGCCATTTCAAAAAATGCAATTTTAGCCTTATCACATGGTGCTCAAAAAGCAGGTTGCTGGCTTAATACTGGTGAGGGCGGGTTATCCCCTTATCATTTAGATGGTGGTTGTGATTTAGTTGTCCAAATTGGCACTGCAAAATATGGATATCGTGATGAACATGGCAATTTATCAGATGAGAAATTGAAAGAAGCTGCAGCACATCCTCAAATTAAAATGTTTGAAATTAAATTAAGCCAAGGAGCAAAACCTGGAAAAGGAGGATTATTACCCGCAGTAAAAGTTACTCAAGAAATTGCTAAAATTCGCGGAATTAAACCTCACCAAGACTCAATAAGCCCTAACCGTTTTCCTGAAATTTCAAACTCTTTTGAATTGCTCAACATGATTCACCATATAAGAGAAATAACGGGTAAACCTACGGGATTTAAAGTCGTTTTGGGAAATTATGAATGGCTCGATGAGCTTTGCCAAGAAATTATTAAAAGAGGGGTTGAATATGCGCCTGACTTTATAACATTGGATGGTGCTGAAGGCGGGACAGGAGCCACTCCACTTACTTTAGCAGATTACATGGGATTGCCTTTAACAGAAAGTCTCCCTGTTCTTGTTGATAAACTTGTTGAATATGATTTACGTGAACGAATTAAAATTATAGCATCAGGAAAATTAATAACTCCTGGCATGGTTGCATGGGCGCTCTGTGTCGGTGCTGATTTTGTAAATTCCGCACGTGGCTTTATGTTTGCTCTCGGCTGTGTTCAAGCATTAAAATGCCATAAAAATACCTGCCCTACAGGAATTGCGACTCACAATAAATGGCTTGTTAGAGGTTTAAATCCCAAAATTAAAGCAAACCGTGTATATCACTATGTAAAAAACCTTACTTATGAAGTAGGCGTCATTTGCCATTCCTGTGGCGTAGAAGAGCCACGTGAATTAAGGAGGCAACATGCTCGGATTGTCTCAGAGCATGGTACTTCTGTATCCTTAGCAGACATATATCCACCCAAAGAAAAAGGTTTAAAAATTAAAAAAACATAA